The proteins below come from a single Candidatus Schekmanbacteria bacterium RIFCSPLOWO2_02_FULL_38_14 genomic window:
- a CDS encoding methylmalonyl-CoA epimerase yields MLNKINHIGIAVKDLENTKEFYKNILRLNPSNVESVPSQMVNLVFFQIGDTRIEFLVGTSPESPISKFIEKKGEGIHHICFEVDNLRETLSTLRSSGVELIDKEPRTGAHGKLIAFLHPKSTNGILIELTEKNK; encoded by the coding sequence ATGTTAAATAAAATTAATCATATAGGCATAGCTGTTAAAGACCTTGAAAACACAAAGGAGTTTTATAAAAATATTCTGAGGCTTAATCCTTCTAATGTTGAATCTGTTCCATCCCAAATGGTAAATCTTGTTTTTTTTCAGATTGGAGATACAAGAATAGAGTTTCTTGTAGGAACATCTCCTGAAAGCCCGATTTCAAAATTCATTGAAAAAAAAGGAGAAGGAATACATCACATCTGTTTTGAGGTTGACAATCTCAGAGAAACTTTATCAACGCTCCGGAGTTCCGGAGTTGAACTGATAGATAAAGAGCCAAGAACCGGAGCTCACGGAAAGTTAATTGCTTTTCTCCATCCCAAAAGCACCAATGGAATTTTAATAGAGCTGACTGAGAAGAATAAATAG
- a CDS encoding methylmalonyl-CoA mutase yields MKEKNTRDKENEPLDEVIETTSRIPVKLLYTPSDLSKLQYEKDLSYPGHYPFTRGVQPTMYRERLWTMRQYAGFGTAEESNIRYRYLLEQGQTGLSVAFDLPTQMGYDSDHPYATGEIGKVGVAIDSLEDMEILFNKIPLDRVSTSMTINSTAIILLTMYMAVAEKQKVEVKTISGTIQNDILKEYFARGTYIFPPKPSMRIITDIFAFCKDNLPRFNTISISGYHIREAGSSAVQEIAFTLADGIAYVEAALNAGLKVDDFTKRISFFFNVHNNFLEEIAKFRAARRLWAKIMKERFAAQNPSSCMLRFHTQTAGCTLTAQQPDTNIVRVTLQALAAVLGGTQSLHTNSRDEALALPSEESVRIALRTQQIIAYESGVTNTADPLGGSYAIENLTSEIERKAQEYIDRIDSIGGMLKAIESGFVQREIQESSYLYQKKIETREQIIVGLNQFQRKEEPPQNLLRVNPETEKKQMEKLHRLKSTRDSSNVKSRLKRIEDAARKSENLVPVIFDAVKDYATLGEISNVLRAVFGEYKEHIVF; encoded by the coding sequence ATGAAAGAGAAAAATACCAGAGATAAAGAAAACGAACCTCTTGATGAAGTGATTGAAACTACTTCCCGTATCCCTGTCAAACTGCTTTATACACCTTCAGACCTGAGCAAGCTTCAATACGAAAAAGACCTCAGCTACCCTGGTCATTACCCATTCACAAGAGGGGTTCAGCCAACAATGTACAGGGAAAGGCTTTGGACAATGCGTCAGTATGCCGGATTTGGGACAGCAGAAGAATCTAATATCAGGTACAGATATCTTCTGGAACAGGGACAGACAGGCTTGAGTGTTGCTTTCGACCTTCCAACACAAATGGGCTATGACTCAGACCATCCATATGCAACAGGAGAAATTGGAAAAGTAGGCGTTGCAATAGATTCTCTCGAGGATATGGAAATTCTTTTTAATAAAATACCGCTTGACAGAGTCAGCACTTCAATGACCATCAATTCTACAGCAATAATACTTCTGACAATGTATATGGCTGTTGCTGAAAAACAGAAAGTTGAAGTAAAAACCATATCAGGAACAATTCAGAATGACATCCTAAAGGAATATTTTGCCAGAGGGACATATATTTTCCCTCCAAAACCATCAATGAGGATTATCACTGATATTTTTGCCTTCTGCAAGGATAACCTTCCAAGGTTTAACACAATAAGCATCAGTGGATATCATATAAGAGAAGCTGGCTCTTCTGCAGTGCAGGAAATTGCCTTTACCCTTGCCGATGGTATAGCATATGTAGAAGCTGCTTTAAATGCGGGGCTTAAGGTTGATGATTTTACCAAGCGTATTTCGTTCTTTTTTAATGTGCATAATAATTTTCTTGAGGAAATTGCCAAATTTAGAGCAGCCAGAAGGCTATGGGCAAAGATAATGAAGGAACGATTCGCGGCACAGAACCCATCCTCATGCATGCTGCGATTTCATACCCAAACAGCAGGATGCACCCTGACCGCCCAGCAACCTGACACAAATATTGTAAGGGTAACACTTCAGGCTCTTGCCGCAGTACTCGGAGGAACCCAGTCACTCCACACCAACTCAAGAGATGAAGCATTAGCTCTTCCCTCAGAAGAATCTGTGAGAATTGCTCTGAGAACCCAGCAGATAATAGCTTATGAAAGCGGAGTAACAAACACTGCTGACCCTCTTGGCGGATCATATGCAATTGAAAATCTTACTTCTGAAATTGAAAGAAAAGCTCAGGAATATATAGACAGAATAGATAGCATAGGTGGAATGTTAAAAGCCATTGAATCAGGCTTTGTACAGAGAGAAATTCAGGAAAGCTCTTATCTTTACCAGAAAAAGATTGAAACCAGAGAGCAGATAATTGTTGGATTGAATCAATTTCAGCGAAAGGAAGAACCACCGCAAAACCTTTTAAGAGTAAACCCTGAGACAGAAAAAAAACAGATGGAAAAACTCCACCGTCTCAAAAGCACAAGAGATTCATCAAATGTAAAATCCAGACTTAAACGGATTGAAGACGCTGCAAGAAAAAGTGAAAATTTAGTGCCGGTAATATTTGACGCAGTCAAGGATTATGCTACTTTAGGAGAAATATCAAATGTCCTTAGAGCCGTTTTCGGAGAGTATAAGGAGCATATTGTTTTCTGA
- a CDS encoding orotidine 5'-phosphate decarboxylase, whose protein sequence is MNAKNKLIFALDVESLKEAEEWVLRLKDYVGIFKVGKELFTKCGPKVVEKILGHGAKVFLDLKFHDIPTTVAKAGIQAARLGVSIFNVHALGGREMMKRVVKDVGNVCEKEKITYPLIIAVTILTSLSNEELKELGIINPVLDEVTVLAKIAKDSGLGGVVCSPKEISIIKNECGRNFKVITPGIRGKNFPPDDQKRTATASEAVISGSDFIVVGRPIRNASDPARAAREILEEIESVQTG, encoded by the coding sequence ATGAACGCCAAAAATAAACTTATATTTGCCTTGGATGTAGAAAGTCTTAAAGAGGCCGAGGAATGGGTCTTAAGGCTTAAGGATTATGTTGGTATTTTTAAAGTCGGGAAAGAGCTTTTCACCAAATGCGGGCCAAAGGTTGTTGAAAAGATATTGGGTCATGGAGCAAAGGTTTTTCTGGATTTGAAATTCCACGACATACCGACTACAGTTGCAAAAGCAGGGATTCAGGCAGCAAGGCTCGGTGTTTCCATTTTTAATGTTCATGCCCTTGGCGGGAGAGAAATGATGAAGAGGGTGGTTAAAGATGTTGGAAATGTATGTGAGAAAGAGAAAATAACATATCCTTTGATTATTGCTGTAACCATACTTACAAGTTTGAGCAATGAAGAGCTTAAGGAATTGGGAATCATCAACCCGGTTCTTGATGAGGTAACAGTCCTTGCAAAGATTGCAAAAGATTCAGGTCTTGGCGGTGTTGTCTGCTCTCCAAAGGAAATCTCTATTATAAAGAATGAGTGTGGCAGAAATTTTAAAGTTATTACTCCGGGAATCAGAGGGAAAAATTTTCCTCCTGATGACCAGAAAAGAACTGCAACCGCTTCAGAAGCTGTTATTTCAGGCTCAGATTTCATTGTTGTAGGAAGACCAATACGAAATGCGTCTGATCCAGCCAGAGCAGCAAGGGAAATTTTGGAGGAGATAGAATCTGTTCAGACTGGATAG
- a CDS encoding proline--tRNA ligase, whose protein sequence is MRWSKYLIPTLKEEPTEAEVVSHKLMLRAGMIRKLSSGIYNFLPLGYRVIKKIENIVREEMNRAGAIELLMPAIQPAELWQESGRWEQYGKELLRIKDRNNRDFCFGPTHEEVITDLVRKEVKSYRQLPLNLYQIQTKFRDEIRPRFGVMRAREFSMKDAYSFDADNEGAEKTYRKMHEAYSRIFERCGLRFRAVEAETGTIGGSFSHEFMVLADTGEEIIASCDKCSYAANIERAEVGEEEGKRQKAKGKSEESGVKSTEDEKLETRNLKLETLKIVETPGLKSVEEVAGFLKCEKSNLVKTLIYVADSKPVAVLVKGDCEVNDFKLKKILNCKEINLASDEMVKKATKSPKGFAGPVGLSGIRIIADRSVKGMANFVTGANSPDKHYINVNLGRDFNIDTFYDLRNTRENDPCPRCHGKLIFTRGIEVGHIFKLGTKYSESLKAIFLDSEGKECLMIMGCYGIGVSRTMAAAIEQNHDTDGIIWPLPIAPFKVIILPLNMNHKETVEVSEKIYNEFLEKGVDVLIDDRDDRPGVKFKDSDLIGIPIRVTVGEKVLKEGKLEIRDRRSKEVRKISKDNILQEVLKIIST, encoded by the coding sequence TTGCGCTGGAGTAAATATTTAATACCTACTTTAAAAGAAGAACCGACAGAAGCAGAGGTTGTAAGTCACAAGCTTATGCTCAGAGCCGGAATGATAAGAAAATTGTCATCAGGGATATATAATTTTCTGCCACTTGGTTACAGAGTTATAAAGAAGATAGAGAATATCGTCAGGGAGGAGATGAACAGGGCAGGGGCAATAGAGCTTTTAATGCCTGCGATTCAGCCTGCTGAACTGTGGCAGGAAAGCGGAAGGTGGGAACAGTACGGAAAAGAGCTTCTGCGTATAAAGGACAGGAACAACAGGGATTTTTGTTTTGGTCCTACACATGAAGAGGTTATTACAGACCTTGTAAGGAAAGAGGTCAAATCCTACAGACAGCTTCCTTTAAATCTCTACCAGATTCAGACAAAGTTCAGGGATGAGATAAGACCAAGGTTTGGGGTTATGCGAGCGAGAGAATTTTCAATGAAGGATGCCTACAGCTTTGATGCGGATAATGAGGGGGCTGAAAAAACTTACAGGAAGATGCACGAGGCATATTCAAGAATTTTTGAAAGGTGTGGCTTGAGGTTCAGGGCTGTTGAGGCGGAGACAGGGACTATTGGAGGTTCTTTTTCACACGAGTTCATGGTACTTGCAGATACAGGTGAAGAAATAATTGCAAGCTGTGATAAATGCAGTTATGCGGCAAATATTGAAAGGGCGGAAGTTGGTGAAGAAGAAGGCAAAAGGCAAAAGGCAAAAGGCAAAAGTGAGGAATCAGGAGTAAAGAGTACTGAGGATGAGAAACTTGAAACTCGAAACTTGAAACTCGAAACTCTTAAAATTGTGGAGACACCGGGACTTAAGTCAGTTGAAGAGGTTGCAGGGTTTTTGAAATGTGAAAAAAGTAATCTGGTGAAAACATTAATCTATGTTGCTGATAGTAAGCCTGTTGCTGTTCTTGTAAAAGGGGATTGCGAGGTTAATGACTTCAAGCTTAAGAAAATATTAAACTGCAAAGAGATAAATCTTGCAAGTGATGAAATGGTTAAGAAGGCAACAAAATCTCCCAAGGGATTTGCTGGTCCTGTAGGGCTTTCAGGGATTAGGATTATAGCTGACAGGTCTGTAAAAGGGATGGCGAATTTTGTTACCGGTGCAAATTCCCCTGATAAGCATTATATAAATGTAAATCTTGGCAGGGATTTTAATATAGATACATTTTATGATTTAAGGAATACAAGAGAGAATGATCCCTGTCCGAGGTGTCATGGAAAATTAATTTTTACCAGAGGGATAGAGGTAGGGCATATTTTTAAGCTTGGAACAAAGTACAGCGAGAGCTTAAAAGCTATATTTCTTGATTCAGAGGGAAAAGAGTGTTTGATGATAATGGGCTGTTACGGCATAGGAGTGAGCAGGACAATGGCTGCTGCAATTGAGCAGAACCACGATACTGATGGGATCATCTGGCCCCTTCCGATAGCGCCGTTTAAGGTTATAATCCTGCCTCTTAATATGAACCACAAGGAAACAGTTGAGGTTTCTGAGAAGATTTATAATGAGTTTTTAGAAAAAGGGGTGGATGTCCTTATTGATGACAGAGATGACAGGCCTGGTGTGAAGTTTAAGGATTCTGACCTCATAGGTATTCCTATCAGGGTTACCGTAGGTGAGAAGGTTTTAAAAGAAGGAAAACTGGAAATCAGGGACAGGAGAAGCAAAGAGGTTAGGAAAATAAGCAAGGATAATATTCTTCAGGAGGTGTTGAAGATAATTTCTACTTAA
- a CDS encoding formate dehydrogenase subunit alpha, giving the protein MKRVPTICVYCGCGCGMFLNVEGDHVIGVTPQRSHYVTKGTLCAKGWTIPELLRGHGRLASPLIKKEDKFRKISWETALDEIVSRFKKLIIKYGPESIGIFSSAKATNEENYLMMKFARGAIGTNNIDHCARLCHSSTVTGLVKAFGSGAMTNSQNEIEDAKAILLTGSNPTEQHPMVGAKIRRAVEKGTKLIVVDPRRIPLSRFAYLYLGQKPGTDVAWINGMIKIIVDEGWVNEDFIKSRTENYEGLVSAVKKYTPSEVKKITGIPERLLYQAAEAYAKSETGMIVYGMGITQHITGTDNVTGLANLAMVTGHIGKQFTGVNPLRGHNNVQGACDMGALPNFLTGYQKVNIKEVREKFEKAWGVKIPDTPGMTITEMIDGAGSGKIKGLIIMGENPLLSDPHINHVKESLKKLEFLVVIELFMTETAEIADVVLPSASFAEKDGTFTNTDRAVQRIRQAVPEFGESLPDWKIISELSKRFGLKMDYRCPEEVMDEIASLTPIYGGINYKRLEKEKYLQWPCADKNSKGTSYLHEKEFPRGKGYFNPVEFTEPDEVPDKEFPMVLTTGRIYYHWHTGTMTRKVGTLEREVSEGFVEINPFDAGKRKIKNSENVKIISRRGELVTKALVTERVPEGVVFIPFHFAEAAANLLTNPAVDREAKIPEFKVCSVKIEKM; this is encoded by the coding sequence ATGAAAAGAGTTCCTACTATATGTGTTTATTGTGGATGTGGGTGTGGCATGTTTTTGAATGTTGAAGGCGACCATGTAATCGGAGTTACGCCGCAGCGCTCCCATTATGTAACCAAAGGCACTTTGTGCGCAAAGGGATGGACTATCCCTGAGCTTTTAAGGGGACATGGAAGGCTTGCAAGCCCGCTCATAAAAAAAGAGGATAAGTTCAGAAAAATCTCATGGGAAACGGCGCTTGATGAAATTGTAAGCAGATTTAAAAAACTGATAATTAAGTACGGTCCTGAAAGCATAGGGATATTTTCTTCAGCAAAAGCTACCAATGAGGAGAATTATCTGATGATGAAATTTGCAAGGGGAGCGATAGGCACCAACAATATAGACCACTGCGCAAGGCTATGCCACTCATCAACTGTTACAGGGCTTGTAAAGGCTTTTGGGTCTGGTGCAATGACAAACAGCCAGAACGAAATAGAGGATGCTAAAGCGATACTTCTGACAGGTTCGAATCCGACAGAGCAGCATCCAATGGTTGGTGCGAAAATAAGGAGGGCAGTTGAAAAAGGAACAAAGCTGATAGTGGTTGACCCGCGAAGGATTCCTTTAAGCAGGTTTGCTTATCTTTATCTCGGGCAGAAACCCGGAACAGATGTTGCATGGATAAACGGTATGATAAAGATAATAGTTGATGAGGGATGGGTTAACGAAGATTTTATAAAGAGCAGGACTGAGAACTATGAGGGGCTGGTTTCTGCAGTAAAAAAATATACTCCTTCAGAGGTTAAAAAGATAACAGGCATTCCTGAAAGGCTTCTGTACCAGGCAGCAGAGGCTTATGCAAAATCGGAAACCGGAATGATTGTTTACGGTATGGGAATTACCCAGCATATAACAGGAACTGACAATGTTACAGGGCTTGCCAATTTAGCTATGGTAACCGGACACATTGGAAAACAATTTACAGGAGTAAACCCATTACGGGGACATAACAATGTGCAGGGTGCATGTGATATGGGAGCACTTCCAAATTTTCTTACTGGGTACCAAAAAGTCAATATCAAAGAAGTAAGAGAAAAATTTGAAAAGGCATGGGGAGTAAAGATTCCTGATACTCCGGGAATGACCATTACAGAAATGATTGATGGCGCCGGCAGTGGAAAGATTAAAGGGCTGATTATAATGGGAGAGAATCCACTACTTTCAGACCCTCATATCAATCACGTTAAAGAATCGCTCAAGAAACTTGAATTCCTTGTTGTTATCGAATTGTTTATGACTGAAACTGCTGAGATAGCAGATGTGGTTTTGCCATCTGCAAGTTTTGCTGAAAAAGACGGAACTTTTACAAATACTGACAGGGCTGTTCAGAGAATAAGGCAAGCTGTGCCTGAATTTGGAGAAAGCCTTCCTGACTGGAAAATAATAAGTGAGTTAAGCAAAAGATTCGGGCTAAAAATGGACTACAGATGTCCTGAAGAAGTTATGGACGAGATAGCTTCACTTACGCCTATTTATGGTGGCATTAATTACAAAAGACTTGAAAAGGAAAAATATCTCCAATGGCCCTGTGCTGACAAAAATTCTAAAGGAACATCATATCTGCATGAAAAAGAATTCCCAAGGGGGAAGGGGTATTTCAATCCAGTTGAGTTTACTGAGCCTGATGAGGTTCCTGATAAGGAATTCCCGATGGTGCTTACAACAGGAAGGATTTATTATCACTGGCATACTGGCACAATGACAAGAAAGGTTGGAACGCTTGAAAGGGAAGTTTCTGAAGGATTTGTAGAGATAAATCCATTTGATGCGGGAAAGAGAAAAATCAAGAACAGTGAGAATGTGAAGATAATATCAAGGAGGGGAGAGCTTGTTACAAAAGCGCTTGTGACTGAAAGGGTTCCTGAAGGGGTTGTGTTTATTCCATTCCATTTTGCTGAGGCAGCTGCAAATCTTTTAACAAACCCTGCAGTTGACAGGGAGGCTAAGATACCAGAGTTTAAGGTCTGCAGTGTAAAGATTGAGAAAATGTAG